One window from the genome of Dolosigranulum savutiense encodes:
- a CDS encoding monovalent cation/H(+) antiporter subunit G: MTILDWFANSIIVIGLIFVAIGIYGTFTFNDFFKRTLIIAKVDTVGFITVLVGYMIRQGFSYFTLKIFLVLILYLITNPISSHAVVRSADMSDYKIKEDR; the protein is encoded by the coding sequence ATGACAATACTTGACTGGTTTGCGAATAGTATTATTGTAATAGGATTAATTTTTGTGGCCATTGGGATTTATGGGACGTTTACGTTTAATGATTTTTTCAAGCGAACATTAATTATAGCCAAAGTGGATACAGTTGGCTTTATTACAGTACTGGTTGGCTATATGATTCGGCAGGGATTCTCCTATTTTACGTTGAAGATTTTTTTAGTACTTATTTTGTATTTAATTACAAATCCAATCTCATCGCATGCAGTTGTGCGGTCAGCGGATATGAGTGATTACAAAATTAAGGAGGATCGTTAA
- a CDS encoding DUF4040 domain-containing protein codes for MFEFLLLVAVIILGFLTVMTDSLMRTVIFSGTFSLITAMAYLYYNAPDVALAEAAIGVGLSTIMYLVAVKKVRVYDVLYINETIEAFDDSNIEAVQDTLIRPLELFIEKTEELEPNIAYTNKDAATYQERAEHDFIICQRDNLTYLCGKTTDEVFQDIIANMNDILHDIEDIRVIYLDQEVMIDESE; via the coding sequence ATGTTTGAATTCTTACTGTTAGTGGCTGTTATTATACTTGGTTTTTTAACCGTTATGACAGACAGTTTAATGCGGACAGTTATCTTTTCAGGAACATTTTCATTAATAACAGCAATGGCGTATCTCTATTACAATGCACCAGATGTGGCGTTAGCTGAAGCGGCTATTGGAGTGGGGTTGTCAACTATTATGTATCTAGTTGCAGTAAAAAAAGTCCGGGTATATGATGTTCTTTATATTAATGAAACGATTGAAGCATTCGATGATAGCAATATTGAAGCGGTCCAAGATACATTAATTCGGCCACTAGAACTTTTTATCGAAAAAACGGAGGAATTGGAACCCAATATTGCTTACACGAATAAGGATGCGGCAACTTACCAAGAGCGGGCAGAACATGATTTTATTATTTGTCAGCGAGATAACTTAACCTATTTATGTGGAAAGACGACTGATGAAGTCTTTCAAGATATCATTGCCAATATGAACGACATTTTACACGATATTGAAGATATTCGTGTGATTTATCTCGATCAGGAGGTGATGATAGATGAATCAGAGTAG
- a CDS encoding MnhB domain-containing protein: MLFMFTNFSETLGTPLKEFFTTDFYEETGARNAVAGIYLNYRMFDTFFEALMLMVSVMEVINVSWISSHSESFELKSPTQSYAGGSEIISKMVGIVYPFVILIGFYMILNGHNSPGGGFQGGTILSTVLITRYLVHPTLDLDLEIIEVIEKIVFMLILIIPILYLFMEIVPVTDLSNELYMIVMNTLIGLKVFCGLTVLFYRFVFYEGVS; encoded by the coding sequence ATGTTATTTATGTTTACTAATTTTTCTGAAACATTAGGAACACCGCTGAAAGAATTTTTTACAACTGATTTTTATGAAGAAACAGGTGCTAGGAATGCAGTGGCAGGTATTTATTTAAATTATCGCATGTTTGATACATTCTTTGAAGCATTGATGTTAATGGTATCTGTGATGGAAGTCATTAATGTGTCGTGGATAAGTAGTCATAGTGAGTCTTTCGAGTTAAAATCACCGACGCAATCTTATGCAGGAGGCTCTGAAATTATTTCAAAAATGGTAGGAATTGTGTATCCCTTTGTGATATTGATTGGTTTTTATATGATCTTGAATGGTCATAATTCTCCAGGAGGGGGCTTCCAAGGAGGGACCATTTTATCTACGGTATTAATTACACGTTACTTAGTTCATCCAACGTTAGATCTGGATTTAGAAATAATAGAAGTGATCGAAAAAATTGTCTTCATGTTAATTCTCATTATTCCTATTCTCTATTTATTTATGGAAATCGTACCGGTTACGGACTTATCCAATGAACTCTATATGATTGTGATGAATACGTTAATTGGTCTAAAAGTATTTTGTGGATTAACTGTACTATTTTATCGATTTGTCTTTTATGAAGGAGTTTCTTAA
- a CDS encoding cation:proton antiporter subunit C — MEWFNGQTVGIVLFFIGLFGLMTKKTIIKTIVSMSVMESGIYLFYININYSRSSVPPIGQVAGEVVADPVPSALMITSIVIGMGVTAIALTMFMHYKKKHGITYWTRNRHESEGH; from the coding sequence ATGGAATGGTTTAATGGTCAGACAGTTGGCATTGTATTGTTTTTTATAGGCTTATTTGGTTTGATGACAAAAAAGACGATTATTAAGACGATTGTATCCATGTCTGTGATGGAATCGGGTATTTATTTGTTTTATATTAACATTAATTATTCGCGGTCAAGTGTCCCGCCAATTGGTCAAGTGGCCGGTGAAGTTGTGGCAGATCCAGTACCAAGTGCCTTGATGATTACATCTATTGTGATTGGTATGGGCGTCACAGCAATTGCGTTAACCATGTTCATGCATTATAAGAAAAAACACGGAATTACCTATTGGACACGCAATCGACATGAAAGTGAGGGACATTAA
- a CDS encoding proton-conducting transporter membrane subunit, translating to MALYWFVLAPVMLGMVSFVSHKKLRAPLLITGQLGFIYFAVSVFLTVKAEGKVLWHAGGYEDGLALTLYADHLAIFLVLMTTIFMLFFIVYSIGQPYFQGQFTFLYMVLQGVMNGLFLSSDLFNIFIFLEVATVVVAILIMINKEKQAIYDGMIYFFVNVIGTSFLLLGIGMIYHTFGLLDIRYIKEAMPLLENPKSMILPFALMMVTVSLKSALTPLFSWLPKAHGTPSAPPVVSAILSGVYIKTGVYLFIRFNEMYAPVLDITPFFFWVGFITSVVGFMMALGQHDIKLILAYHTVSQVGLIMMGLNMQADIAYWGAIFHILNHGIFKSTLFLTAGIVYEEYGTRDVFKIRGVLRRMPLVGIAMGLSVLGIMGAPFFNGSISKYMIAHGTYDYGMTLLLNLTNLGTIMSFVKYGTMLFGRSDVEPTGVTKWPAQISSFVLGVASLLTGIYAVTLTDVLLNYQVQVDAAEYNQKTIVFFLMVIAGIAFYNGIIKRGSILEEIGHFELSFNTIITAMVSYFILLVSYLNFVL from the coding sequence ATGGCATTATATTGGTTTGTACTAGCACCTGTTATGTTAGGGATGGTATCTTTTGTGAGCCATAAAAAGTTGCGAGCACCGTTGCTAATAACAGGGCAACTAGGGTTTATTTATTTTGCTGTCTCTGTCTTCTTAACTGTTAAAGCAGAGGGAAAAGTATTATGGCATGCAGGAGGGTATGAAGATGGTCTAGCCTTGACCTTGTATGCAGATCATTTAGCTATTTTTTTAGTCTTGATGACAACAATTTTTATGTTGTTTTTTATCGTTTATAGTATAGGACAACCTTATTTTCAAGGGCAATTCACATTTTTATATATGGTTTTGCAAGGGGTTATGAACGGGTTATTCTTATCGAGCGATTTATTTAATATTTTTATTTTCCTAGAAGTAGCTACAGTCGTCGTAGCCATTCTGATTATGATTAATAAGGAAAAACAAGCAATCTATGATGGGATGATTTATTTTTTCGTTAATGTGATTGGGACCTCTTTTTTATTGTTAGGAATCGGAATGATTTATCATACATTTGGTCTGTTAGATATTCGCTATATTAAGGAAGCCATGCCATTGTTAGAGAATCCGAAGTCAATGATTTTGCCATTCGCACTGATGATGGTTACAGTTTCTTTAAAGTCTGCTCTGACGCCGCTCTTTAGTTGGTTACCAAAAGCACACGGAACCCCCAGTGCGCCGCCTGTTGTATCAGCTATTCTATCTGGAGTGTATATCAAAACAGGAGTGTATTTATTTATTCGGTTCAATGAGATGTATGCCCCCGTTTTGGATATAACACCATTCTTTTTCTGGGTCGGTTTTATTACATCGGTTGTTGGCTTTATGATGGCACTTGGCCAACATGATATTAAATTAATTCTGGCCTATCACACGGTATCACAAGTCGGTCTTATTATGATGGGACTGAATATGCAAGCTGATATTGCTTATTGGGGTGCGATTTTTCATATATTAAACCACGGCATCTTCAAGTCAACACTGTTCTTAACAGCTGGGATAGTGTATGAGGAATATGGCACGCGCGATGTATTTAAAATTCGTGGCGTACTCAGACGGATGCCTCTAGTCGGAATTGCAATGGGATTATCCGTGTTAGGTATTATGGGAGCACCATTCTTTAATGGCTCTATCTCGAAGTATATGATTGCGCATGGAACTTACGATTATGGAATGACATTATTGTTAAATTTGACGAATTTAGGAACGATTATGTCCTTTGTTAAATATGGGACGATGTTGTTTGGTCGCTCAGATGTTGAACCAACAGGTGTGACGAAGTGGCCGGCACAGATATCTTCTTTTGTTTTAGGCGTGGCCTCTCTTCTGACGGGAATCTATGCTGTTACGTTAACAGATGTACTACTGAATTATCAGGTGCAGGTGGATGCCGCTGAATATAATCAAAAAACCATTGTATTCTTCTTAATGGTTATTGCAGGTATAGCTTTTTACAATGGCATTATTAAGCGAGGAAGTATCTTGGAAGAGATCGGACACTTTGAACTATCATTTAATACGATTATTACAGCGATGGTGAGTTACTTTATCCTTCTTGTCAGTTATCTAAATTTTGTCTTATAA
- a CDS encoding Fur family transcriptional regulator codes for MNSKVEECINHLKEHNVRITPQRHAILTYLIETHNHPTADDIYQALVSDFPSMSVATVYNNLRLLMDMNIVTELKYGDTSSRFDFVGERHYHAICSICGKIKDIHYPGLDDVELVTSTLTGYDVSSHRLEIYGVCPDCQSR; via the coding sequence ATGAACTCAAAAGTAGAAGAGTGTATAAACCATTTAAAAGAGCATAATGTCCGAATTACCCCCCAACGTCATGCTATATTAACTTATTTAATTGAGACGCATAATCACCCGACCGCAGATGATATTTATCAAGCACTCGTGAGTGATTTTCCTAGTATGAGCGTGGCGACTGTCTATAATAATTTGCGATTATTGATGGATATGAATATCGTGACCGAGTTAAAGTATGGAGATACATCGAGTCGCTTTGATTTTGTCGGGGAAAGACATTATCATGCTATTTGTTCAATATGCGGAAAAATTAAGGATATTCATTATCCTGGACTCGATGATGTCGAGTTAGTGACGAGCACCTTAACGGGGTATGATGTGTCCTCTCATCGTCTAGAAATTTACGGAGTGTGCCCGGACTGTCAATCGCGTTAA
- the folP gene encoding dihydropteroate synthase translates to MSQPRETILCGIINATPDSFSDGGKFNEVEKAVERAGVLIADGASMLDIGGESTRPGSDSVDDQEEIERIVPIIKAIKATYDVTISVDTWKSHVARAAVEAGADMINDITGLLGDAEMARTAQELGVKVIAMFNPIIARPNNNNSKKFRQFGSNQPFSSAEIEQLEDLDIVGCMMRYFEKTLDYAQAAGLTKESILLDPGIGFGMTKRENYQLLQSLDVITEAGYDIFLGVSRKRFIVNTLDTAGINVDTDTEDGFFNRDLGSAMISAIAAYKGVRILRVHTVAEHRMAVLMADHITHADQIGDVEFDSYR, encoded by the coding sequence ATGTCACAGCCAAGAGAGACCATACTGTGTGGAATTATTAATGCAACCCCAGATTCGTTCTCGGACGGTGGGAAGTTCAATGAGGTAGAGAAAGCCGTTGAACGCGCCGGCGTATTAATAGCTGACGGGGCAAGCATGCTGGATATCGGTGGAGAATCAACCCGACCAGGATCTGACTCAGTAGATGATCAAGAAGAAATTGAGCGAATTGTCCCAATTATAAAAGCGATTAAAGCAACATATGATGTGACGATTTCAGTGGATACGTGGAAATCCCATGTTGCTCGAGCAGCAGTGGAGGCGGGGGCCGATATGATTAATGATATTACAGGCTTACTAGGAGACGCTGAGATGGCTCGAACGGCTCAGGAATTAGGGGTAAAGGTCATTGCGATGTTTAACCCAATTATCGCTCGACCCAATAATAACAACTCCAAAAAATTTCGTCAATTTGGCTCTAACCAGCCGTTCAGTTCAGCGGAGATTGAGCAATTAGAAGACTTGGATATTGTCGGTTGTATGATGCGTTATTTTGAAAAAACACTAGATTACGCGCAAGCAGCTGGACTAACGAAAGAGAGTATCTTGCTCGATCCAGGCATTGGCTTCGGTATGACCAAGCGAGAGAATTATCAGTTGTTGCAGTCGCTAGATGTTATTACAGAAGCTGGTTACGATATTTTCCTCGGTGTATCGCGCAAACGATTTATTGTCAACACACTTGATACAGCAGGGATTAATGTGGATACGGATACAGAAGATGGGTTTTTTAACCGTGATCTAGGTTCAGCCATGATCTCAGCGATCGCCGCTTATAAAGGGGTCCGTATCTTAAGAGTACACACAGTTGCTGAACATCGCATGGCCGTATTGATGGCAGATCACATCACTCATGCCGATCAAATTGGGGATGTTGAATTTGATAGCTATCGTTAG
- a CDS encoding transglycosylase domain-containing protein, protein MSDNNYSRQSRRQKKNHQKKPKRKIAHTSTLNLWLKRGLLVVFAAIMLVLISGGGLFLYHAQGAPELTDDDLYGAYYSSLVDKDGHEFYRLGTDSREFASAEEYPELLTDAVKSIEDQRFDSHNGFDFIGIGRAAVDYLRAGEIVSGGSTITQQLVKLSVFSTLREDQTIERKSQEIWLSMQLERRLSKEQIMTLYLNKVHMAGNVYGMGTAAKEYYGKHVSELELHEAALFAGMPQSPNSYNPYTEPERAKQRRDEVLAAMYNNDKITKEQMEQAQAIPIEQGLQEKVEQTDEDTLLFDSYLSAVLDEVYEKTDFDPYKAGLEIHTNYDSSVQQILHDVAHSEDYISIDSDIQTAISVVNPNNGEILGILGGRNLQGQLSYNRATKNRRNVGSTIKPITSYGPAIEYNQYSTHEQIVDEPYSPAGSNWNFNNYDNQYLGQMSMREALVQSRNIPAAKIMNDYMNIENVETFVSKLGLDPKEISGANGLVPSNSIDGSMTPLQLAGAYSAFANEGIYTEPHTVNKVVTQRGQEIDMTPESTRAMEDYTAYMMTDMLKGVPEARPEINVPGIYHAGKTGTTNFTDEQFEEYNLPRGMGLIPDSWYVGYTQDFVISTWVGYDEPFKEGNQLIFGDTTHNLPLYYYSAIMNQLAQTTENTDWIKPDSVSEVNVVSGSSPAQLPNRSTPFSSITTELFVAGTEPQSVAPAPVQPQPTEPQVTDEDEKDKENSEEDNNDNNEQNPTDPIDEEGSGQQPGTQPNDPNDQNSQGAQEPQTSGSGGAGGNR, encoded by the coding sequence ATGAGCGATAACAATTACTCAAGACAATCAAGACGACAAAAAAAGAATCACCAAAAGAAACCAAAACGAAAAATAGCACACACATCCACTTTAAATCTCTGGTTAAAACGTGGATTGCTCGTAGTATTTGCGGCTATTATGCTTGTACTTATCTCAGGTGGCGGATTATTCCTCTACCATGCTCAAGGGGCTCCCGAATTAACGGATGACGATTTATACGGTGCCTATTATTCAAGCTTAGTGGATAAAGATGGGCATGAATTTTACCGTCTTGGCACGGATAGCCGGGAATTCGCTTCAGCAGAAGAATATCCGGAACTCTTGACAGATGCGGTGAAGTCTATTGAAGATCAACGTTTTGATTCACATAATGGTTTCGACTTTATCGGAATTGGTCGAGCAGCTGTCGATTACTTACGTGCAGGTGAGATTGTTAGTGGAGGGAGCACGATCACCCAACAACTGGTGAAACTCTCTGTCTTCTCAACTCTACGTGAAGACCAAACCATTGAACGAAAATCCCAAGAAATTTGGCTATCCATGCAATTGGAACGCCGCTTATCCAAAGAACAAATTATGACCCTTTACTTAAATAAAGTACACATGGCTGGAAATGTCTACGGCATGGGAACAGCGGCCAAAGAATACTATGGCAAACATGTCAGTGAACTCGAGCTCCATGAAGCAGCCCTCTTTGCTGGTATGCCCCAATCGCCAAATAGCTATAACCCCTACACCGAACCGGAACGCGCCAAACAGCGACGCGATGAAGTGTTAGCTGCGATGTACAACAATGACAAAATCACTAAAGAACAAATGGAACAAGCACAAGCTATTCCGATTGAACAAGGCTTACAAGAAAAAGTCGAACAAACTGATGAAGATACACTATTATTCGACAGTTATCTCTCAGCAGTATTGGATGAAGTCTATGAGAAAACTGACTTTGATCCATATAAAGCTGGGCTAGAAATTCACACCAACTACGATAGTTCTGTCCAACAAATTCTTCATGATGTAGCGCATAGTGAAGATTACATCAGCATTGATAGTGATATCCAAACAGCCATCAGCGTTGTTAATCCAAATAACGGTGAAATCTTAGGTATTTTAGGTGGTCGTAACTTACAAGGGCAACTGTCTTACAACCGAGCAACAAAAAATAGACGAAATGTTGGTTCAACCATTAAACCCATTACCAGTTACGGCCCGGCAATTGAATACAATCAATACTCAACCCATGAACAAATTGTAGATGAACCCTACTCTCCAGCTGGCTCAAACTGGAACTTCAACAACTATGATAATCAATACCTTGGCCAAATGAGTATGCGCGAAGCATTGGTCCAATCGCGTAACATTCCCGCAGCCAAAATAATGAATGATTATATGAATATCGAAAATGTCGAAACATTTGTTTCTAAGCTTGGACTCGATCCTAAAGAAATATCTGGTGCCAATGGACTAGTTCCTTCTAACTCAATTGACGGTAGTATGACCCCGCTTCAACTTGCCGGTGCATACAGTGCCTTCGCTAACGAAGGAATCTATACTGAACCACACACTGTTAATAAAGTGGTCACACAGCGCGGTCAAGAAATTGATATGACACCCGAAAGTACTCGAGCAATGGAAGATTATACAGCTTACATGATGACCGATATGCTAAAAGGTGTTCCAGAAGCTCGTCCTGAAATAAATGTTCCAGGAATCTACCATGCCGGTAAAACGGGAACGACAAACTTTACAGATGAACAATTTGAAGAATACAATCTTCCTCGAGGCATGGGACTCATTCCTGATTCATGGTATGTTGGTTACACTCAAGATTTTGTCATTTCTACATGGGTTGGTTATGATGAGCCATTCAAGGAAGGGAACCAGTTAATATTCGGTGATACAACCCATAACTTGCCCCTCTATTACTATAGTGCCATTATGAACCAACTGGCCCAAACAACCGAAAATACCGACTGGATCAAACCCGACTCAGTATCTGAAGTCAATGTAGTGAGTGGATCAAGTCCCGCTCAACTACCGAACCGCTCAACCCCATTCTCTAGTATCACAACGGAGCTATTCGTCGCAGGTACCGAACCACAATCTGTCGCTCCAGCACCCGTTCAACCGCAACCGACTGAACCGCAAGTAACCGATGAAGACGAAAAAGATAAAGAGAATTCTGAAGAAGATAATAATGATAATAATGAACAAAATCCAACTGATCCTATCGATGAAGAAGGTAGTGGCCAACAACCTGGCACTCAACCAAACGATCCAAATGACCAAAATAGCCAAGGTGCACAAGAACCACAAACCTCTGGATCAGGTGGTGCTGGTGGTAATAGATAA
- the recU gene encoding Holliday junction resolvase RecU, whose translation MVNYPNGEPYHNKHDKKRRHLQVKPKTMTYSNRGMTLERMINASIKYYRETGQAVLHKKPTPVQIVNVDYPRRSAAKITEAYFKRASTTDYNGVYRGYYLDFEAKETKNKTSFPLSNFHEHQIRHMQHCLEQGGIVFVLVYFSHLRQLYLLDAQYFIDYWEDHLAGGRKSIPLTVFKAKGYPISLGYAPQVPFLQAVDQFISTM comes from the coding sequence GTGGTAAACTATCCCAATGGTGAACCCTACCATAATAAGCATGACAAAAAAAGACGACATTTGCAAGTCAAACCAAAAACAATGACTTATAGTAATCGCGGAATGACGCTTGAGCGTATGATTAATGCTTCGATTAAGTACTATCGCGAGACGGGACAAGCTGTTCTGCACAAGAAACCGACGCCTGTTCAGATCGTCAATGTAGATTACCCGAGGCGAAGTGCCGCTAAAATTACCGAAGCATACTTCAAAAGAGCCTCTACCACTGATTATAACGGTGTATACCGGGGCTATTATTTAGATTTTGAAGCCAAGGAAACTAAAAATAAAACCTCTTTCCCGTTATCTAATTTTCATGAACACCAAATTAGACATATGCAGCACTGCTTAGAGCAAGGTGGCATTGTTTTTGTTCTTGTTTATTTTTCTCATCTAAGACAACTTTACTTACTAGATGCACAATATTTTATTGATTACTGGGAAGATCACTTAGCAGGGGGCCGAAAATCCATTCCTCTCACTGTTTTTAAGGCTAAGGGATACCCTATTTCACTGGGGTATGCCCCACAAGTTCCTTTTTTACAGGCAGTTGATCAATTCATATCAACCATGTAA
- a CDS encoding DUF1273 domain-containing protein, which yields MIKRLFVSGYRSYELGIFSEDDDKLFFVKEFLKASLSQYIQNGLEWVITSGQLGIELWTAEVVEELRKVYPNLQLGLLLPYQEYGNSWNEKNQLLLQKAIEQADYMNYTSHEPYKHGGQLSGNAQFILNNTDGLLLIYDNEYEGKSSYLYEQVKAHQETHDYLLDQIYMDDLQSFVADYQERN from the coding sequence ATGATAAAACGATTATTTGTTAGTGGCTATCGGTCTTATGAATTGGGAATCTTCTCTGAAGACGATGATAAGCTATTTTTTGTGAAAGAATTTTTGAAGGCAAGTCTTAGCCAGTATATCCAAAATGGGTTAGAATGGGTGATCACGAGCGGTCAGTTAGGTATTGAGTTATGGACAGCAGAGGTTGTGGAGGAATTACGGAAAGTGTATCCTAATCTGCAATTGGGATTGTTGTTGCCGTATCAAGAATATGGCAATAGTTGGAACGAAAAGAATCAATTACTGTTGCAAAAAGCAATTGAGCAGGCGGATTATATGAATTATACTTCCCATGAGCCGTATAAACATGGCGGCCAATTAAGTGGGAATGCACAATTTATTCTAAATAACACGGATGGCTTGTTATTGATTTATGATAATGAATATGAAGGAAAATCCAGTTACTTATATGAACAAGTGAAAGCCCATCAGGAAACACATGATTATTTGCTTGATCAGATCTATATGGATGATTTACAATCATTTGTGGCTGATTATCAAGAGAGGAATTAA
- the gpsB gene encoding cell division regulator GpsB, which yields MVNTELNQKQIFEKEFSKSMRGYNPEEVDEFLDIIMRDYKVFDDKIEDLKKEIASLEEQLAQKPAPQPQPATPAEPKQPSSQMMATNIDILKRISNLEHHVFGSKMENLDN from the coding sequence ATGGTTAATACAGAATTAAATCAAAAACAAATCTTTGAAAAAGAATTTTCGAAATCAATGCGCGGATATAATCCAGAAGAAGTGGATGAATTCCTAGATATTATTATGCGCGATTATAAAGTGTTTGATGATAAGATCGAAGACTTGAAGAAGGAAATCGCGTCATTGGAGGAGCAATTAGCTCAGAAACCAGCGCCACAACCACAACCGGCTACGCCAGCTGAACCAAAACAACCATCTAGCCAGATGATGGCCACCAATATTGATATCTTGAAGCGTATTTCAAACTTAGAACATCATGTCTTTGGCTCAAAGATGGAGAACTTAGATAACTAA
- a CDS encoding PIN domain-containing protein — protein sequence MKSLELSSGNKKERNDVVNFIQRMVHKPKSITLVDYENISKKFISYCEELTKRDYCFVFYSKADNTMQFEKVNELLQLDCKVEFIQVINGSANALDFQMSSYLGYFLQEFPKSQFVLLSNDKGFDPVVKHWITKGYNVRQDFLSLRNDPPKSSSAHQKPAPTSKQPKHHSQKTRLDQVIYNIVGSNVKPADRSKVKGIFYASQSKDELRHKLYDAFGADRGSSYYKYLKDQMDHK from the coding sequence GTGAAATCGCTTGAGTTATCGAGCGGTAATAAAAAAGAAAGGAATGATGTGGTGAATTTTATTCAACGCATGGTACACAAACCTAAAAGTATTACATTAGTTGATTACGAAAATATTTCTAAAAAATTTATTAGTTATTGCGAGGAGTTAACGAAGCGTGATTATTGCTTTGTTTTTTATTCCAAGGCAGATAACACCATGCAATTCGAAAAAGTGAATGAATTGTTGCAATTGGATTGTAAAGTTGAGTTTATTCAAGTGATTAATGGCTCGGCAAATGCATTAGACTTCCAGATGAGTTCTTATTTAGGATATTTTTTGCAAGAATTTCCAAAGAGTCAATTCGTCTTACTCAGCAATGATAAAGGATTCGATCCGGTTGTTAAACATTGGATTACAAAGGGATATAATGTGCGCCAAGACTTCTTATCACTGAGAAACGATCCACCGAAGTCTAGTTCAGCTCACCAAAAGCCAGCCCCAACGTCTAAGCAACCTAAACACCATTCACAAAAGACGCGTTTAGATCAGGTGATTTATAATATTGTGGGGAGCAATGTGAAACCGGCAGATCGGTCAAAAGTTAAAGGGATTTTTTATGCGAGTCAATCAAAAGATGAGTTGCGTCATAAACTGTATGATGCCTTTGGAGCTGATCGAGGAAGTAGTTACTATAAATATCTAAAAGATCAAATGGATCATAAATAG
- a CDS encoding class I SAM-dependent RNA methyltransferase, with amino-acid sequence MNQFNLLATCASGVEGLVGDELRDLGYDVEVENGRARFSGRKHDIARANLWLRVADRVKIIIGEFEARDFDSLFEQTKALPWEDYIPLDGAFPVAGKSQKSKLYSVPDVQRIVNKAVATRLQEAYHKRGRLPESGATYPLEVAINKDKVLLTLDTTGDSLFKRGYRTGKGDAPLKENLAAALIALTTWFPDKPFVDPTCGSGTIPIEAALIGHNIAPGFNRSFLCEAWSWMPAELWQKVRQEADEAANYDVELDISGFDIDHKMIEIAKENAMEAGLLHSINFKQMQVADFTTDKQYGVMISNPPYGKRIGDQAAVEKLYRQLGDVWRPLETWSKYIITDDLDFEKHFGQKATKRRKLYNGYLRTDYFQFWGKRS; translated from the coding sequence GTGAATCAATTTAATTTATTAGCAACATGTGCCAGTGGAGTGGAAGGATTAGTCGGGGATGAATTACGCGACTTAGGATATGATGTAGAGGTTGAGAATGGTCGTGCTCGATTCTCAGGACGGAAGCACGATATCGCGCGAGCGAATTTATGGTTGCGGGTTGCCGACCGTGTGAAGATTATCATCGGAGAGTTCGAAGCACGGGATTTTGATAGTTTGTTCGAACAGACAAAAGCATTACCATGGGAAGACTATATTCCGCTTGATGGCGCTTTTCCTGTTGCTGGGAAATCACAGAAGTCTAAACTCTACAGTGTGCCAGACGTGCAACGGATCGTTAATAAAGCAGTCGCTACGCGTTTGCAGGAAGCTTACCATAAGCGAGGGCGCTTGCCAGAGTCAGGTGCGACTTATCCGCTTGAAGTAGCGATTAATAAAGATAAAGTATTGCTAACCCTTGATACAACAGGTGATAGCTTATTCAAGCGTGGATACCGTACGGGCAAAGGTGACGCACCACTGAAAGAGAACTTAGCAGCAGCGCTCATTGCATTGACAACGTGGTTCCCTGATAAACCATTCGTTGATCCGACATGTGGTTCCGGGACGATCCCAATAGAAGCAGCACTTATTGGTCATAATATTGCGCCTGGATTTAATCGTTCGTTCCTCTGTGAGGCTTGGAGTTGGATGCCAGCAGAATTATGGCAAAAAGTGCGTCAAGAAGCAGATGAAGCCGCTAATTATGATGTCGAACTTGATATTAGTGGCTTTGATATTGATCATAAGATGATTGAGATTGCTAAGGAAAACGCGATGGAAGCCGGCTTATTGCACAGTATTAACTTCAAACAAATGCAAGTAGCTGATTTCACAACGGATAAGCAGTACGGCGTTATGATTTCAAACCCACCCTATGGAAAACGAATTGGCGATCAAGCTGCCGTTGAAAAACTCTACCGTCAACTCGGTGATGTATGGCGACCACTTGAAACATGGAGCAAGTACATTATCACAGATGACTTAGATTTTGAAAAACACTTTGGCCAAAAAGCAACCAAACGACGAAAATTATATAATGGGTACTTACGCACGGATTACTTCCAATTTTGGGGCAAACGGTCGTAA